The Agromyces atrinae genome window below encodes:
- a CDS encoding nitrate reductase subunit alpha yields the protein MTLEKPTRAPANDGPLAASLVKYGRFLRKGEVSDDFRSVFLEGGRSGDVFYRDRWSHDKVVRSTHGVNCTGSCSWKVYVKDGIITWETQQTDYPSVGPDSPEYEPRGCPRGAAFSWYTYSPTRVRYPYVRGVLLELYRAAKARLGDPVLAWAAITDDPESARKYKSARGKGGLVRATWQEAAEIVAAAHVHTVKRYGPDRVAGFSPIPAMSMVSHGAGARFLNLVGGSILSFYDWYADLPVASPQVFGDQTDVPESADWWNSSYLIMWGSNVPVTRTPDAHFMTEARYRGQKVVTVSPDYADNTKFADEWLAPHPGTDGALAIAMGHVILREFLVEQKTPRFIDYMKRYTDSPYLVTLDDNDGCLVPGKFVTADVLGSDVENAAFKTVLLGADGEPVVPNGSLGHRFSESDEGLWNLDLGDVDPLLSIADSPLATETAEVVLPRFDLAPEVGREHAGGAGTITRGVPATRVAGRLVTTVFDLLLAQYGVGRDGLPGEWPTGYDDASSPGTPAWQEEITSVPAAKAERIGREFAENAEQSGGRSMILMGAGTNHWFHSDTIYRAFLALTTMTGCQGVNGGGWGHYVGQEKVRPITGYSQYATAGDWNRPPRQMIGTAFWYLATDQWRYDGLPADELASPLARGKFADRTTADCLVESAKRGWMPSYPTFNRNPLDICDDADAAGIPVADYIVQSLEDGSLAYACEDPDSPENFPRVIDIWRANVLGSSGKGNEYFLKHLLGTDSAVRANEVGPDRRPRDMVWHDDAPIGKLDLLMTADFRMTSTTLFSDVVLPAATWYEKYDLASTDMHPFIHSFNPAIKPPWQTRTDFDLFKTLAEEFSALAETHLGVRRDVVAAPLQHDTRDALATPHGRVVDGAPAVPGLTMPKLIVVERDYPGLAAKWGSLGPLATKLGMTTKGITYDPTPEVEKLAHVNGVVPSGPQAGRVRLDTDVRVCETILALSGTSNGRLSVQGFRQLEKHTGQRIAQLAEDHEGSHITFPDVQARPVSVITSPEWSGSEHGGRRYTAFTINVEHLKPWHTLTGRMHFYLDHDWMEELGENLPVYRPPLDMHRLFGDARVGSTAATGAPGSAGHAEVAVRYLTPHSKWSIHSEYQDNLFMLSLSRGGPTIWMSPQDAEKIGVRDNEWIESYNRNGVVVARAIVSHRMPEGTVFMYHAKDRTVDVPRTETSGLRGGIHNSLTRILLKPSHLVGGYAQLSWAFNYLGPTGNQRDEVTVIRRRSQEVVY from the coding sequence ATGACACTCGAGAAGCCCACCCGAGCCCCCGCGAACGACGGCCCGCTCGCGGCATCCCTCGTCAAGTACGGCCGCTTCCTCCGGAAGGGCGAGGTGTCGGATGACTTCCGCTCCGTGTTCCTCGAAGGAGGCCGGTCGGGCGACGTGTTCTACCGCGACCGCTGGTCGCACGACAAGGTCGTGCGCTCGACGCACGGCGTGAACTGCACGGGCTCCTGCTCGTGGAAGGTGTACGTCAAGGACGGCATCATCACGTGGGAGACGCAGCAGACCGACTACCCCTCCGTCGGCCCGGACTCCCCCGAGTACGAGCCGCGCGGCTGCCCCCGCGGCGCGGCGTTCAGCTGGTACACGTACTCGCCGACGCGCGTGCGCTACCCCTACGTGCGCGGCGTGCTGCTCGAGCTGTACCGCGCGGCCAAGGCCCGCCTCGGCGACCCCGTGCTCGCGTGGGCCGCGATCACCGACGATCCCGAGTCGGCCCGGAAGTACAAGAGCGCCCGCGGCAAGGGCGGTCTCGTGCGTGCCACGTGGCAGGAGGCGGCGGAGATCGTCGCCGCGGCGCACGTGCACACCGTCAAGCGGTACGGCCCGGACCGGGTGGCCGGCTTCTCCCCCATCCCGGCCATGTCGATGGTGTCGCACGGAGCGGGCGCCCGGTTCCTGAACCTCGTCGGCGGCTCGATCCTGTCGTTCTACGACTGGTACGCCGACCTCCCCGTCGCGAGCCCGCAGGTGTTCGGCGACCAGACCGACGTGCCCGAGTCCGCCGACTGGTGGAACTCGTCGTACCTCATCATGTGGGGCTCGAACGTGCCGGTCACGCGCACCCCCGACGCGCACTTCATGACGGAGGCGCGCTACCGCGGCCAGAAGGTCGTCACCGTCTCGCCCGACTACGCCGACAACACGAAGTTCGCCGACGAGTGGCTCGCGCCCCACCCCGGCACCGACGGCGCCCTCGCGATCGCGATGGGGCACGTCATCCTGCGCGAGTTCCTCGTCGAGCAGAAGACCCCGCGCTTCATCGACTACATGAAGCGCTACACCGATTCGCCGTACCTCGTCACGCTCGACGACAACGACGGATGCCTCGTGCCGGGCAAGTTCGTGACGGCCGACGTCCTCGGCAGCGATGTCGAGAACGCGGCGTTCAAGACCGTGCTGCTCGGGGCCGACGGCGAGCCCGTCGTGCCGAACGGCTCGCTCGGTCACCGGTTCTCGGAATCGGACGAGGGCCTCTGGAACCTCGACCTCGGCGACGTCGACCCGCTGCTCTCGATCGCCGACTCCCCCCTCGCGACGGAGACCGCCGAGGTCGTGCTGCCCCGCTTCGACCTCGCCCCCGAGGTCGGCCGCGAGCACGCGGGCGGCGCGGGCACGATCACGCGCGGCGTTCCCGCGACGCGCGTCGCCGGCCGTCTCGTGACGACGGTCTTCGACCTGCTGCTCGCCCAGTACGGCGTCGGTCGCGACGGCCTCCCCGGCGAGTGGCCGACGGGCTATGACGACGCGTCGAGCCCCGGAACGCCCGCGTGGCAGGAGGAGATCACGTCGGTCCCCGCCGCGAAGGCCGAGCGCATCGGTCGCGAGTTCGCCGAGAACGCGGAGCAGTCGGGCGGTCGCTCGATGATCCTCATGGGCGCGGGCACGAACCACTGGTTCCACTCCGACACGATCTACCGCGCGTTCCTCGCGCTCACGACGATGACGGGATGTCAGGGCGTCAACGGCGGCGGCTGGGGTCACTACGTCGGCCAGGAGAAGGTACGCCCGATCACCGGATACTCGCAGTACGCGACCGCGGGCGACTGGAACCGGCCCCCGCGCCAGATGATCGGCACGGCGTTCTGGTACCTCGCGACCGACCAGTGGCGCTACGACGGTCTGCCCGCTGACGAGCTCGCCTCCCCGCTCGCGCGCGGCAAGTTCGCCGACCGCACGACGGCCGACTGCCTCGTCGAGTCGGCGAAGCGCGGGTGGATGCCGAGCTACCCGACGTTCAACAGGAATCCGCTCGACATCTGCGATGACGCCGACGCCGCCGGCATCCCGGTCGCCGACTACATCGTGCAGAGCCTCGAGGATGGCTCGCTCGCCTACGCGTGCGAAGATCCCGACTCCCCCGAGAACTTCCCGCGCGTCATCGACATCTGGCGCGCGAACGTGCTCGGATCGTCGGGCAAGGGCAACGAGTATTTCCTCAAGCACCTGCTCGGAACCGACTCGGCCGTGCGTGCGAACGAGGTCGGGCCCGACCGGCGGCCCCGCGACATGGTGTGGCACGACGACGCCCCGATCGGCAAGCTCGACCTGCTCATGACGGCCGACTTCCGGATGACGAGCACGACGCTCTTCTCCGACGTCGTGCTGCCCGCGGCGACCTGGTACGAGAAGTACGACCTCGCGTCGACGGACATGCACCCGTTCATCCACAGCTTCAACCCCGCGATCAAGCCGCCGTGGCAGACGCGCACCGACTTCGACCTCTTCAAGACGCTCGCGGAGGAGTTCTCGGCCCTCGCCGAGACGCACCTCGGCGTACGACGCGACGTAGTCGCGGCTCCCCTGCAGCACGACACCCGTGACGCCCTCGCGACGCCGCACGGCCGCGTCGTCGACGGTGCCCCCGCGGTTCCCGGCCTCACGATGCCGAAACTCATCGTCGTCGAGCGCGACTACCCCGGGCTCGCCGCGAAGTGGGGCTCGCTCGGCCCGCTCGCGACGAAGCTCGGCATGACGACGAAGGGCATCACGTACGACCCGACGCCCGAGGTCGAGAAGCTCGCGCACGTCAACGGGGTCGTGCCGTCGGGCCCGCAGGCCGGTCGGGTGCGCCTCGACACCGACGTTCGCGTGTGCGAGACGATCCTCGCGCTGTCGGGAACGTCGAATGGGCGCCTCTCGGTGCAGGGGTTCCGGCAGCTCGAGAAGCACACGGGCCAGCGCATCGCGCAGCTCGCCGAGGACCACGAGGGCTCGCACATCACGTTCCCCGATGTGCAGGCTCGCCCGGTGAGTGTCATCACGTCGCCCGAGTGGTCGGGGTCGGAGCACGGCGGCCGCCGCTACACGGCGTTCACGATCAACGTCGAGCACCTGAAGCCCTGGCACACGCTCACGGGCCGCATGCACTTCTACCTCGACCACGACTGGATGGAGGAGCTCGGCGAGAACCTACCGGTCTACCGACCACCGCTCGACATGCATCGACTGTTCGGCGACGCGCGCGTGGGATCGACCGCGGCGACGGGGGCACCCGGCTCGGCCGGTCACGCCGAGGTCGCCGTGCGCTACCTGACGCCGCACTCGAAGTGGTCGATCCACTCCGAGTACCAGGACAACCTGTTCATGCTCTCGCTCTCGCGCGGCGGCCCCACGATCTGGATGAGTCCGCAGGACGCCGAGAAGATCGGCGTGCGCGACAACGAGTGGATCGAGTCGTACAACCGCAACGGCGTCGTCGTCGCCCGCGCGATCGTGTCGCACCGCATGCCCGAGGGCACGGTGTTCATGTACCACGCGAAGGATCGCACCGTCGACGTGCCGCGCACCGAGACGAGTGGGCTCCGCGGCGGCATCCACAACTCGCTCACCCGCATCCTGCTGAAACCGAGCCATCTCGTGGGCGGGTACGCGCAGCTGTCGTGGGCCTTCAACTACCTCGGACCGACAGGCAACCAACGCGACGAGGTCACCGTGATCCGTCGCCGCAGCCAGGAAGTGGTGTATTGA
- the narH gene encoding nitrate reductase subunit beta, with product MKVMAQMSMVMNLDKCIGCHTCSVTCKQAWTNRTGVEYVWFNNVETRPGVGYPRGYEDQEKWGGGWVRNKRGRLSLRSGGRLAKLSRIFSNPKLPEISDYYEPWTYEYDTLLNAPQGAHTPVAKPKSLITGKDMKISWSANWDDNLGGSAETLAEDPILQHMSEHVTTEFEKTFMFYLPRICEHCLNPSCVASCPSGAMYKRVEDGIVLVDQDACRGWRMCVSGCPYKKVYFNHKTGKAEKCTLCYPRLEVGLPTVCSETCVGRLRYLGLVLYDADKVAEAASVENEHDLLESQRSVFLDPHDPAVIEAARAEGIPEDWIEAAQASPIWKLISDYKVALPLHPEYRTMPMVWYIPPLSPVVDVVADSGNDAEDARTLFAAIDKLRIPIEYLAGLFTAGDVAPVDDVLHRLAAMRAYMRKINLGEEKDESIARAVGMTGTEIEAMYRLLAIAKYEDRYVIPSAHTEQAAELEELACSLDYDGGPGMGGAGPFGTSSGPSVPVAVENFHVLQDRQTADRPSTPGRVNLLNWDGNGAPQGLFPPSDRTGKRDGEVTP from the coding sequence ATGAAGGTCATGGCTCAGATGTCGATGGTCATGAACCTCGACAAGTGCATCGGATGCCACACGTGCTCGGTCACGTGCAAGCAGGCGTGGACGAACCGCACGGGCGTCGAGTACGTCTGGTTCAACAACGTCGAGACCCGGCCGGGCGTCGGCTACCCGCGCGGCTACGAAGACCAGGAGAAGTGGGGCGGCGGCTGGGTGCGCAACAAGCGCGGCCGTCTGAGCCTGCGCTCCGGAGGCCGCCTCGCCAAGCTCTCGCGCATCTTCTCGAACCCGAAGCTGCCCGAGATCAGCGACTACTACGAGCCGTGGACGTACGAGTACGACACCCTGCTGAACGCCCCGCAGGGTGCGCACACGCCCGTCGCGAAGCCCAAGAGCCTCATCACGGGCAAGGACATGAAGATCTCGTGGTCGGCCAACTGGGACGACAACCTCGGCGGCTCCGCCGAGACCCTCGCCGAGGACCCGATCCTCCAGCACATGAGCGAACACGTCACGACGGAGTTCGAGAAGACGTTCATGTTCTACCTGCCGCGCATCTGCGAGCACTGCCTCAACCCGTCGTGCGTCGCGTCGTGCCCCTCGGGCGCGATGTACAAGCGCGTCGAGGACGGCATCGTGCTCGTCGACCAGGACGCGTGCCGCGGCTGGCGCATGTGCGTCTCGGGCTGCCCGTACAAGAAGGTCTACTTCAACCACAAGACCGGCAAGGCCGAGAAGTGCACGCTGTGCTACCCGCGCCTCGAGGTCGGGCTCCCCACCGTCTGCTCCGAGACGTGCGTCGGGCGACTGCGCTACCTCGGCCTCGTGCTCTACGACGCCGACAAGGTCGCCGAAGCCGCCTCCGTCGAGAACGAGCACGACCTGCTCGAATCGCAGCGGAGCGTCTTCCTCGACCCGCACGACCCCGCCGTGATCGAGGCGGCGCGCGCCGAGGGCATCCCCGAGGACTGGATCGAGGCCGCGCAGGCGAGCCCCATCTGGAAGCTCATCAGCGACTACAAGGTCGCACTGCCGCTGCACCCCGAGTACCGCACGATGCCGATGGTCTGGTACATCCCGCCGCTCTCCCCCGTCGTCGACGTCGTCGCCGACTCGGGCAACGACGCGGAGGACGCCCGCACGCTCTTCGCCGCGATCGACAAGCTGCGCATCCCCATCGAGTACCTCGCGGGCCTCTTCACCGCGGGCGACGTCGCCCCCGTCGACGACGTGCTGCACCGCCTCGCGGCTATGCGCGCCTACATGCGGAAGATCAACCTCGGTGAGGAGAAGGACGAGTCGATCGCACGCGCCGTCGGCATGACGGGCACCGAGATCGAGGCCATGTACCGACTGCTCGCGATCGCGAAGTACGAGGACCGCTACGTGATCCCCTCGGCCCACACCGAGCAGGCGGCCGAGCTCGAAGAACTCGCGTGCTCGCTCGACTACGACGGCGGCCCGGGCATGGGCGGAGCCGGCCCCTTCGGCACGTCGAGCGGCCCGAGCGTTCCCGTCGCCGTCGAGAACTTCCACGTGCTGCAGGACCGGCAGACAGCCGATCGACCGTCGACCCCGGGCCGCGTCAACCTGCTCAACTGGGACGGCAACGGAGCGCCGCAGGGCCTCTTCCCGCCGTCGGATCGCACCGGGAAGCGCGACGGGGAGGTGACACCGTGA
- the narJ gene encoding nitrate reductase molybdenum cofactor assembly chaperone, with product MKFAMPPQISLKRMPAPIERLELSRDERSLAHMLASLLLDYPDAAYLERLPELASSVDELPGPIAAPFRSFIAHAMSEQERLAPAYVTTFDLKRKSCLYLTYFAAGDTRRRGTALVTFLEAYRAAGWEFEADELPDYLPAVLEFSAVTDSPVAARLLAAHRDGIEVLRAALLAQSSPWASLVEAVCLSLPEIDDDTRERYLALINDGPPTETVGISFLGQLEPFSAGGGASREVRV from the coding sequence GTGAAGTTCGCGATGCCGCCGCAGATCTCGCTCAAGCGCATGCCGGCCCCGATCGAGCGCCTCGAACTCTCGCGTGACGAGCGCTCCCTCGCGCACATGCTCGCGTCGCTGCTGCTCGACTACCCCGATGCGGCGTATCTCGAGCGGTTGCCCGAGCTCGCGTCATCCGTCGACGAACTGCCCGGCCCGATCGCGGCACCCTTCCGCTCGTTCATCGCCCACGCGATGAGCGAGCAGGAGCGGCTCGCTCCGGCGTACGTGACGACGTTCGACCTCAAGCGCAAGAGCTGCCTGTACCTGACGTACTTCGCCGCGGGCGACACGCGTCGGCGCGGCACGGCGCTCGTGACGTTCCTCGAGGCGTACCGAGCCGCGGGGTGGGAGTTCGAGGCCGACGAGCTGCCCGACTATCTGCCCGCGGTGCTCGAGTTCTCGGCCGTCACCGACTCGCCCGTCGCCGCACGCCTGCTCGCCGCCCACCGCGACGGCATCGAGGTGCTGCGGGCGGCGCTCCTCGCCCAGTCGAGCCCGTGGGCCTCGCTCGTCGAAGCCGTGTGCCTGTCGCTGCCCGAGATCGACGACGACACACGAGAGCGCTATCTCGCTCTCATCAACGACGGACCGCCCACCGAGACCGTCGGCATCAGCTTCCTCGGCCAGCTCGAACCGTTCTCGGCCGGCGGCGGCGCATCACGAGAGGTGAGGGTATGA
- the narI gene encoding respiratory nitrate reductase subunit gamma produces the protein MNTLQILLWVAFPYAAFAIFVVGHIWRYRYDQFGWTSRSSQVYENRLLRWGSPLFHFGILAVIAGHVVGLLIPREWLYAIGIDEHMYHFGATTMGTAAAVATIVGLAILIYRRRMTGAVLLATTVMDKVMYVFLAATILAGTTATVMFQLLGPGYEYRGTIAPWFRSLMLLQPQPELMANVPLAFQIHVLTATALFALWPFTRLVHVFSAPIGYFTRPYIVYRSRDQQGSRPTRRGWEGVKQPDENRLHKL, from the coding sequence ATGAACACACTGCAGATCCTGCTCTGGGTCGCATTCCCCTATGCGGCGTTCGCGATCTTCGTCGTCGGACACATCTGGCGCTACCGTTACGACCAGTTCGGCTGGACGAGCCGCTCGAGTCAGGTCTACGAGAACCGGTTGCTGCGCTGGGGCTCGCCGCTCTTCCACTTCGGCATCCTCGCCGTCATCGCCGGGCACGTCGTCGGCCTGCTCATCCCGCGCGAGTGGCTCTACGCGATCGGAATCGACGAGCACATGTACCACTTCGGCGCGACGACGATGGGTACCGCGGCGGCCGTCGCGACGATCGTGGGTCTCGCGATCCTCATCTACCGGCGACGGATGACGGGGGCGGTGCTCCTCGCGACGACCGTCATGGACAAGGTCATGTACGTCTTCCTCGCCGCGACGATCCTCGCGGGCACGACGGCGACCGTCATGTTCCAGCTGCTCGGGCCCGGGTACGAGTACCGCGGCACGATCGCCCCGTGGTTCCGGAGCCTCATGCTGCTGCAGCCGCAGCCCGAACTCATGGCGAACGTGCCGCTCGCGTTCCAGATCCACGTGCTCACGGCGACGGCGCTCTTCGCGCTCTGGCCGTTCACGCGCCTCGTGCACGTGTTCTCGGCGCCGATCGGCTACTTCACGCGGCCGTACATCGTCTACCGCTCGCGCGATCAGCAGGGCTCGCGCCCCACCCGCCGCGGCTGGGAAGGCGTGAAGCAGCCCGACGAGAACCGTCTCCACAAGCTCTGA
- a CDS encoding DUF2249 domain-containing protein: MTAQSVSFGRHESGHACACGDDDSAVVLDARDIPHAIRHATIFGALGAIRPGFSLDLIAPHDPLPLLAQIEAAEPGGFAVDYLERGPEAWTLRFTRQ, encoded by the coding sequence ATGACTGCACAATCCGTCTCCTTCGGTCGCCACGAATCCGGTCACGCGTGCGCGTGCGGTGACGACGATTCGGCCGTGGTGCTCGACGCCCGCGACATCCCCCACGCCATCCGGCACGCGACGATCTTCGGCGCGCTCGGAGCGATCCGCCCCGGGTTCTCGCTCGATCTCATCGCCCCGCACGACCCGCTGCCGCTCCTCGCGCAGATCGAGGCGGCCGAGCCCGGCGGCTTCGCCGTTGACTACCTCGAGCGCGGGCCGGAGGCGTGGACGCTGCGTTTCACGCGGCAGTAA
- a CDS encoding family 16 glycosylhydrolase produces MSESLPPAPERAPDFADDFTGDLSPACWVPHYLPHWTEPERSAARYRMTADGLELRIEHDQLDWRPDDAPLRVSNIQTATFSGAIGSPRGTHRHRPDGLVVRTATPERVLFAPSRGRIDVTLSASTDEGCMIAAWLVGIENTNEDDAGEICIVEIDASAVGPTTIARTGVKAHHDPGLTTDMSEVELPFDASRPHTWTVIWGDGETIIGCEGVVVRRVPQAPDYSLMLLIDLFETAAPAGAYPKTATVRDVRGWAD; encoded by the coding sequence ATGAGCGAATCGCTGCCACCCGCGCCCGAGCGTGCGCCCGACTTCGCGGACGACTTCACGGGTGACCTGAGCCCTGCCTGCTGGGTGCCCCACTACCTGCCGCACTGGACCGAGCCCGAGCGCTCGGCGGCGCGCTACCGGATGACGGCCGACGGCCTCGAACTGCGTATCGAGCACGACCAGCTCGACTGGCGCCCCGACGACGCGCCGCTTCGCGTCTCGAACATCCAGACGGCGACGTTCTCGGGCGCGATCGGAAGCCCCCGCGGCACGCACCGGCACCGCCCCGACGGTCTCGTCGTGCGCACCGCGACGCCGGAACGCGTGCTCTTCGCGCCCTCGCGCGGCCGCATCGACGTCACGCTGTCGGCGAGCACCGATGAGGGATGCATGATCGCGGCGTGGCTCGTCGGCATCGAGAACACGAACGAGGATGACGCGGGCGAGATCTGCATCGTCGAGATCGATGCGTCGGCGGTGGGTCCGACGACGATCGCTCGCACCGGAGTGAAGGCGCACCACGATCCGGGTCTGACGACCGACATGAGCGAGGTCGAGCTGCCGTTCGATGCGAGCAGGCCGCACACGTGGACGGTCATCTGGGGCGACGGCGAGACGATCATCGGCTGCGAGGGCGTCGTCGTGCGGCGCGTGCCGCAGGCTCCCGACTACTCGCTCATGCTGCTCATCGACCTCTTCGAGACCGCGGCGCCGGCCGGCGCGTACCCGAAGACCGCGACCGTGCGCGACGTGCGCGGGTGGGCCGACTGA
- a CDS encoding multicopper oxidase domain-containing protein produces MSRRTRYVLMNALVGLWFVVTGVVVIAHRFLPESGWLLIHLTLLGAASTAILIWSQHFADTLTRRAGPGGARALTGRLVAHTLGVVLVVVGVLSATSVIAIIGAAFVAVNALLHGILLAVQARGALPSRFAPLVRYYVAAAATFVVGATIGGLLSTGPAGETAARLVVAHVSLNLFGWIGLTVIGTAVLLWPTILHARIEPGADAGARHALPTLLVGLAILVAAAGFGVTVLVTVGLVVWLAGLARVGVHAVLQARAMPPGTFAGWSVGAGLLWVAGSAAWLAIGAATTTEWSVLLDRLDPLLIPFVAGFVVQVLVGALSFLLPVVVGGSPKASKVAAVELDRAAPFRVVVVNGGLLLFLLPVPSVAKVLLSLLVFGVLVAFLVLAVRAVVLSRRARRAEGDAPDLSRAVSLGAPGRAAEPRRSRTGLVAAAIGVLMFTVTAGIAVDPAAAGIGTAAVTDVAATGETTRVTVEVEGMRFTPDVIEVPRGDRLVIELHNTGVDVHDLTIENGARTERIAVGGTATLDVGVIGADLEGWCSVAGHRQMGMVLDIVATGDGPAPSPEPTPTDDAGGAHSAHDSSAAEPDGDPVDLDLMREYDDDVDVRDATLAPASDETVHRVDLTVTEQVAEVAPGVTQTLWTFGGTAPGPVLRGRIGDVFEITLTNDGSIGHSIDFHAGALAPAEPMRTIQPGQSLVYRFTAERAGIWMYHCSTMPMSSHIANGMFGAVIIDPPDLAPVDREYVLVQSEYYLGPEGGEVDAAKIAREEPDLVVFNGAANQYRSDPLPASVGERVRVWVLDAGPSRSSSFHVIGGQFDTVWLEGDYRLRPGAGGSQALGLFAAQGGFVELAFPEAGDYPFVSHIMVDAERGAAGLFRVAP; encoded by the coding sequence ATGAGTCGCCGCACCCGCTACGTCCTGATGAACGCGCTCGTCGGGCTCTGGTTCGTCGTCACGGGCGTCGTCGTGATCGCGCACCGCTTCCTGCCGGAATCGGGGTGGCTCCTCATCCACCTCACGCTTCTCGGCGCGGCGAGCACGGCGATCCTCATCTGGAGTCAGCACTTCGCCGACACGCTCACGCGGCGGGCCGGGCCGGGCGGCGCCCGTGCGCTCACCGGCAGGCTCGTCGCCCACACGCTCGGCGTCGTGCTCGTCGTCGTCGGCGTGCTCTCGGCGACATCCGTCATCGCGATCATCGGCGCGGCGTTCGTCGCCGTGAACGCGCTCCTCCACGGCATCCTGCTCGCGGTGCAGGCGCGCGGTGCGCTGCCGTCCCGCTTCGCGCCGCTCGTGCGCTACTACGTCGCGGCCGCCGCGACGTTCGTCGTCGGCGCGACGATCGGCGGCCTCCTCTCGACGGGCCCGGCGGGCGAGACTGCCGCTCGCCTCGTCGTCGCGCACGTGAGCCTCAACCTCTTCGGGTGGATCGGCCTGACGGTCATCGGCACGGCGGTTCTTTTGTGGCCGACCATCCTGCACGCGCGCATCGAACCCGGCGCCGATGCGGGGGCGCGGCACGCGCTGCCGACGCTGCTCGTGGGGCTCGCGATCCTCGTCGCCGCGGCGGGCTTCGGTGTGACCGTGCTCGTCACCGTCGGGCTCGTCGTCTGGCTCGCCGGTCTCGCGCGCGTCGGCGTGCACGCCGTGCTGCAGGCGCGCGCGATGCCACCGGGAACCTTCGCCGGCTGGAGCGTCGGCGCGGGTCTCCTCTGGGTCGCGGGCAGCGCCGCGTGGCTTGCCATCGGGGCGGCGACGACGACCGAGTGGTCCGTGCTGCTCGACCGACTCGACCCGCTCCTCATCCCCTTCGTCGCGGGCTTCGTCGTGCAGGTGCTCGTCGGTGCGCTGAGCTTCCTGCTGCCCGTCGTCGTGGGCGGCAGCCCGAAGGCGTCGAAGGTCGCCGCCGTCGAGCTCGACCGCGCCGCGCCCTTCCGCGTCGTCGTCGTGAACGGGGGGCTGCTGCTCTTCCTCCTCCCCGTGCCGAGCGTCGCGAAGGTGCTGCTCTCGCTCCTCGTCTTCGGCGTGCTCGTCGCCTTCCTCGTGCTCGCCGTGCGCGCCGTCGTGCTCTCGCGTCGTGCGCGCCGTGCCGAGGGCGACGCCCCCGACCTCTCGCGGGCCGTTTCCCTCGGGGCGCCCGGTCGTGCCGCCGAGCCTCGTCGCAGCCGCACGGGACTCGTCGCGGCGGCGATCGGCGTGCTCATGTTCACCGTCACCGCGGGAATCGCCGTCGATCCGGCCGCGGCGGGCATCGGCACGGCGGCCGTGACCGATGTCGCCGCGACGGGCGAGACGACGCGCGTCACCGTCGAGGTCGAGGGCATGCGATTCACGCCCGACGTCATCGAGGTGCCACGCGGCGACCGACTCGTGATCGAGCTGCACAACACGGGCGTCGACGTGCACGACCTCACGATCGAGAACGGTGCACGCACCGAGCGCATCGCCGTCGGCGGCACCGCGACCCTCGACGTCGGAGTCATCGGCGCCGACCTCGAGGGGTGGTGCTCGGTCGCCGGCCACCGGCAGATGGGCATGGTGCTCGACATCGTCGCGACCGGTGACGGCCCGGCGCCTTCGCCGGAGCCGACGCCGACGGATGACGCGGGCGGCGCTCACTCCGCGCACGACTCATCGGCGGCGGAGCCGGACGGCGACCCCGTCGACCTCGACCTCATGCGCGAGTACGACGACGACGTCGATGTTCGTGATGCGACACTCGCACCGGCATCCGACGAGACCGTGCACCGCGTCGACCTCACCGTCACCGAGCAGGTCGCCGAGGTCGCGCCGGGAGTCACCCAGACGCTCTGGACCTTCGGCGGCACCGCGCCCGGGCCGGTGCTGCGCGGACGCATCGGCGACGTCTTCGAGATCACCCTCACGAACGACGGGTCGATCGGCCACTCGATCGACTTCCACGCGGGCGCTCTCGCCCCCGCCGAACCCATGCGCACCATCCAGCCGGGGCAGTCGCTCGTCTACCGGTTCACCGCCGAGCGCGCGGGCATCTGGATGTACCACTGCTCGACGATGCCGATGTCGTCGCACATCGCGAACGGCATGTTCGGCGCGGTCATCATCGATCCGCCCGACCTCGCACCCGTCGACCGCGAATACGTGCTCGTGCAGAGCGAGTACTACCTCGGACCGGAGGGCGGCGAGGTGGATGCCGCCAAGATCGCTCGCGAAGAGCCCGACCTCGTCGTCTTCAATGGCGCGGCGAATCAGTATCGGAGTGACCCGCTGCCGGCATCCGTGGGGGAGCGCGTGCGGGTCTGGGTGCTCGATGCCGGCCCGTCACGGTCGAGCTCGTTCCACGTCATCGGAGGTCAGTTCGACACCGTGTGGCTCGAGGGCGACTACCGGCTGCGCCCCGGAGCGGGCGGCTCACAGGCCCTCGGACTCTTCGCGGCGCAGGGCGGATTCGTCGAGCTCGCGTTCCCCGAGGCGGGCGACTACCCGTTCGTCTCGCACATCATGGTCGACGCCGAGCGCGGCGCCGCGGGCCTCTTCCGCGTCGCCCCCTGA